One part of the Vitis riparia cultivar Riparia Gloire de Montpellier isolate 1030 chromosome 8, EGFV_Vit.rip_1.0, whole genome shotgun sequence genome encodes these proteins:
- the LOC117920567 gene encoding ras-related protein RABC2a, whose product MGSSSGQSSSYDLSFKILLIGDSAVGKSSLLVSFISSSAEDLAPTIGVDFKIKQLTVGGKRLKLTIWDTAGQERFRTLTSSYYRGAQGIILVYDVTRRESFTNLSDVWAKEVELYSTNQDCVKMLVGNKVDRESERVVSREEGIALAKEHGCLFFECSAKTRENVEKCFEELALKIMEVPSLLEEGSTVGKRNILKPKPENQTPPTGGCCS is encoded by the exons ATGGGATCGTCGTCGGGACAGAGTAGCAGCTACGATCTCTCATTCAAGATCTTGCTGATCGGCGACTCCGCCGTCGGCAAAAGCAGTCTTCTCGTCAGTTTCATATCCAGCTCCGCTGAAGATCTCGCTCCTACTATTG GTGTGGATTTTAAAATCAAGCAGCTAACTGTCGGTGGGAAGAGATTGAAGCTTACGATCTGGGACACTG CTGGACAGGAGAGGTTCAGAACATTGACAAGCTCTTACTATAGAGGTGCCCAAGGGATTATTCTTG tatATGATGTGACACGGAGAGAGAGCTTTACAAACTTGTCCGATGTGTGGGCTAAAGAAGTAGAGCTTTACTCGACTAATCAAGACTGTGTGAAGATGCTTGTTGGAAATAAAGTTGATAGA GAATCTGAAAGGGTTGTAAGCAGAGAAGAGGGTATTGCTCTTGCAAAAGAGCATGGATGCTTATTTTTTGAATGTAGTGCTAAAACTCGAGAAAATGTGGAGAAATGCTTTGAAGAGCTTGCGTTAAAG ATAATGGAGGTTCCTAGCCTTTTAGAAGAGGGATCGACTGTAGGGAAGAGAAACATCTTGAAACCGAAACCAGAAAACCAAACACCACCTACTGGTGGTTGTTGCTCTTAA
- the LOC117920566 gene encoding ras-related protein RABE1c-like, with the protein MAAAPARARADYDYLVKLLLIGDSGVGKSCLLLRFSDDSFTTSFITTIGIDFKIRTIELDGKRIKLQIWDTAGQERFRTITTAYYRGAMGILLVYDVTDESSFNNIRNWIRNIEQHASDNVNKILVGNKADMDESKRAVPTSQGQALADEYGIKFFETSAKTNFNVEQVFFSIARDIKQRIAESDSKTEPLTIKISKPDPATGSAAAQEKSACCGS; encoded by the exons ATGGCCGCTGCGCCGGCTCGAGCTCGCGCCGATTACGATTATCTGGTCAAGCTCCTTCTCATCGGCGATAGCG GGGTTGGCAAGAGTTGCCTGTTATTGCGTTTCTCAGATGATTCTTTTACAACAAGTTTCATTACCACTATTGG GATTGACTTTAAGATTCGGACCATTGAGCTTGATGGCAAGCGCATCAAACTGCAAATATGGGATACTGCTGGCCAAGAACGTTTTCGGACAATCACAACAG CTTATTACAGGGGAGCCATGGGTATATTGCTGGTCTATGATGTCACAGACGAGTCGTCATTCAACA ACATTAGGAACTGGATCCGGAACATTGAACAGCATGCCTCTGATAATGTCAACAAAATATTGGTGGGAAACAAAGCTGACATGGATGAGAGCAAAAGG GCTGTGCCAACATCACAGGGCCAAGCACTAGCTGATGAATAtgggatcaaattttttgagacG AGTGCCAAAACAAACTTCAACGTGGAGCAGGTCTTCTTTTCAATTGCCAGAGACATAAAGCAAAGAATAGCAGAGAGTGACTCAAAGACAGAG CCTCTAACCATCAAGATTAGTAAACCTGACCCAGCTACCGGTTCGGCTGCTGCCCAAGAGAAATCAGCATGCTGTGGTTCTTGA